A genomic stretch from Vibrio algarum includes:
- the folD gene encoding bifunctional methylenetetrahydrofolate dehydrogenase/methenyltetrahydrofolate cyclohydrolase FolD, with amino-acid sequence MTAQNIDGKLISQTVRSEVGARVKARTEAGLRAPGLAVVLVGEDPASQVYVGSKRRACDEVGFVSKSFDLPATAKEQELLDLVEQLNNDDEIDGILVQLPLPAGIDSTKVLEQILPEKDVDGFHPYNVGRLAQRIPKLRSCTPKGIITLLDRYNIEMRGKHAVIVGASNIVGRPMTLELLLAGCTTTTCHRFTKDLESFVRQADVVVVAVGKANFIPGNWIKEGAIVVDVGINRLENGKLAGDVEYDVAKTRASFITPVPGGVGPMTVASLIENTMIACEQYKKD; translated from the coding sequence ATGACTGCTCAAAATATCGATGGAAAGTTAATATCTCAGACCGTTCGCTCAGAAGTTGGGGCTCGTGTTAAAGCTCGTACCGAAGCAGGATTACGCGCACCAGGCTTAGCCGTGGTATTGGTAGGCGAAGACCCTGCATCTCAAGTATATGTCGGTAGCAAGCGTCGAGCTTGTGATGAGGTCGGTTTTGTCTCTAAGTCATTTGATTTGCCTGCAACAGCAAAAGAACAAGAATTATTAGATTTGGTTGAACAACTCAACAATGATGACGAAATAGACGGTATTTTGGTTCAATTGCCTCTCCCGGCAGGTATTGATAGTACGAAAGTACTTGAGCAAATTCTTCCAGAAAAAGATGTTGATGGGTTCCACCCATATAATGTAGGTCGACTAGCACAGCGTATCCCTAAGCTTCGTTCTTGCACACCGAAAGGAATCATTACCCTTTTGGACCGGTATAATATTGAGATGAGAGGCAAGCACGCCGTAATAGTGGGCGCGTCTAATATTGTTGGCCGCCCTATGACGCTAGAATTGTTACTCGCCGGGTGTACAACCACAACCTGCCACCGTTTTACCAAAGATTTAGAATCGTTTGTTCGACAAGCTGATGTTGTTGTTGTTGCGGTAGGTAAGGCTAACTTTATCCCCGGCAATTGGATTAAAGAGGGAGCTATCGTCGTTGATGTAGGCATCAACCGATTGGAAAATGGTAAACTGGCTGGTGATGTGGAATATGACGTTGCTAAGACAAGAGCGAGTTTCATTACGCCGGTTCCTGGTGGCGTAGGCCCTATGACTGTTGCTAGCTTAATCGAAAATACAATGATTGCTTGCGAACAATACAAAAAGGACTAA
- a CDS encoding YcgL domain-containing protein, protein MLCSIYKSKKKEGAYLYIPNKDDFSQVPTELMEMFGVPHFVMVIKLEGRKLAQVDVNKVVESMQEDGFFLQLPPPPENLLEKYKEQKLKQK, encoded by the coding sequence ATGTTGTGTTCGATATATAAAAGTAAGAAAAAAGAGGGTGCTTATCTGTACATCCCAAATAAAGATGATTTTTCTCAAGTACCTACTGAGCTAATGGAAATGTTTGGTGTGCCACACTTTGTGATGGTAATTAAACTTGAAGGGCGTAAATTGGCTCAAGTCGATGTCAACAAAGTGGTGGAATCGATGCAAGAAGATGGTTTTTTCCTTCAACTTCCTCCACCACCAGAAAATTTGTTAGAAAAATACAAAGAGCAAAAATTAAAACAAAAATAA
- the rnd gene encoding ribonuclease D, translated as MNYKIIDTTSALESVCSLANQVDSIMLDTEFVRTRTYFPQLGLIQLYDGENLSLIDPSCIEDMSSFENLLKNGSVLKVLHACGEDLEVFKQSFGCTPFPMIDTQIMAAFLGHGLSTGFATLVNEYLEVELDKSESRTDWLARPLSLRQLEYAAADVFYLMPLFKQLDQKLEQAGWREAAIQESELLIEKRSCDTDPEKVFKDIKGSWQLSPKQLSILKPLATWRLQEALKRDMALNFVFKEQDLWTVARLGIKSLKQMDEEGFDQRAIRRHGEKVITIVKQADMLGEDEWPDKIERLMDKPGYKQIFKMLKDEVKQVAQSSGLASEFLASKKQLNQLISWSWSAQQDPTSLPDLMVGWRREILGEKLHGLLKG; from the coding sequence GTGAATTACAAAATAATTGATACAACTTCAGCACTTGAAAGCGTATGCAGCTTAGCCAACCAAGTGGATAGTATTATGTTAGATACCGAGTTTGTTCGCACTCGTACCTACTTCCCACAACTCGGGTTGATTCAGTTGTATGACGGTGAAAACCTTTCTCTTATCGACCCGTCATGTATTGAAGACATGTCTTCATTTGAAAATCTGCTGAAGAATGGTTCGGTTCTGAAGGTACTTCATGCGTGTGGAGAAGACCTTGAAGTGTTCAAGCAAAGTTTTGGTTGTACACCATTCCCTATGATAGATACTCAGATAATGGCTGCATTTTTAGGTCATGGGCTATCGACTGGTTTTGCCACTTTGGTGAACGAATACTTAGAGGTTGAACTCGACAAAAGTGAATCTAGAACGGATTGGCTTGCTCGTCCATTGAGCCTGAGACAGTTAGAGTATGCTGCTGCAGATGTGTTTTATTTGATGCCGTTATTTAAGCAACTCGATCAAAAATTGGAACAAGCGGGTTGGCGTGAAGCGGCTATTCAAGAGTCAGAGCTTCTAATTGAAAAAAGGTCTTGTGATACCGACCCTGAAAAAGTATTCAAAGATATTAAAGGTTCATGGCAACTCAGTCCGAAGCAACTTTCTATTCTTAAGCCTCTTGCAACGTGGCGATTGCAAGAAGCGCTGAAAAGAGACATGGCTCTTAATTTTGTGTTTAAAGAGCAAGATCTTTGGACTGTTGCACGACTCGGTATCAAGTCTCTTAAGCAAATGGATGAAGAAGGCTTTGATCAAAGAGCCATTCGTCGTCACGGAGAAAAAGTGATCACGATTGTAAAACAGGCTGATATGCTAGGTGAAGATGAATGGCCGGACAAAATAGAACGTTTGATGGACAAGCCTGGTTACAAACAGATCTTCAAAATGCTGAAAGATGAAGTAAAACAGGTTGCTCAATCATCCGGTTTGGCGAGTGAATTCCTAGCTTCGAAAAAACAGCTTAATCAACTTATTAGTTGGTCTTGGAGTGCCCAACAAGATCCTACGAGCTTACCCGATTTAATGGTAGGTTGGAGAAGAGAAATTTTAGGTGAAAAGTTGCACGGTTTATTAAAAGGTTAA
- the fadD gene encoding long-chain-fatty-acid--CoA ligase FadD — MEKPWLSHYPSDVPKEINPDEYPSLIEMFENAVRNYADQPAFENMGSVMTYRKLEERSRAFAAYLQNDLKLNKGERVAIMMPNLLQYPVALFGILRAGLIAVNVNPLYTPRELEHQLNDSGATTIVIVSNFANTLEQIVDNTPIKNVVLTSLGQMLPRAKGTIVDFVVKYVKGMVPKYHLPGAISFRKALYKGRRLQYVKPFMSGEDIAFLQYTGGTTGVAKGAILTHRNMIANVMQSKGVYGAVLKDGRETVVTALPLYHVFALTVNCLLFIEFGGKNLLITNPRDIPGFIKELQNTKFTTLTGVNTLFNALVNNEDFHELNFSNLKLTIGGGMAVQRAVAEKWQKVTGVALAEGYGLTECSPLVSVNPYNLTEYNGSIGMPVCSTDVRIVDDENKPLPMDQIGELQVKGPQVMQGYWQRAEATRSTIDEDGWLSTGDIVKIDEKGYITIVDRKKDMILVSGFNVYPNEIEDVVALHGKVLEVAAIGEPHEVSGEAVKIFVVKRDPSVTAHEITEHCRKYLTGYKVPKIIEFRDELPKTNVGKILRRELRDADEAKRKAANEKNSEGAVA, encoded by the coding sequence GTGGAGAAACCTTGGCTTTCACATTACCCAAGTGACGTACCTAAAGAGATAAATCCAGACGAATATCCATCATTGATCGAGATGTTCGAAAATGCGGTACGCAATTACGCTGATCAACCTGCTTTTGAAAATATGGGGTCAGTAATGACCTATAGAAAGCTTGAAGAACGAAGCCGCGCTTTCGCTGCTTATCTGCAAAATGATCTTAAGTTAAATAAAGGTGAACGCGTAGCGATAATGATGCCGAACCTACTACAATATCCTGTTGCTTTGTTTGGTATTTTAAGAGCAGGTTTAATTGCGGTTAACGTTAACCCTCTGTATACACCACGTGAATTAGAGCACCAATTAAATGATTCGGGTGCCACTACGATTGTTATTGTTTCAAATTTTGCCAATACGTTAGAGCAGATAGTCGATAACACACCTATCAAAAATGTGGTACTTACTAGTCTAGGACAGATGTTACCTAGAGCTAAAGGTACCATCGTTGACTTTGTCGTTAAGTATGTAAAGGGTATGGTCCCTAAGTACCATCTTCCTGGTGCTATATCTTTTCGAAAAGCGCTATATAAAGGACGCAGACTGCAATACGTTAAACCGTTTATGTCGGGTGAAGATATAGCATTCTTGCAGTACACGGGTGGTACCACAGGAGTAGCTAAAGGGGCTATTTTGACTCACCGTAATATGATTGCCAATGTCATGCAGTCAAAAGGTGTGTATGGAGCAGTGCTTAAAGATGGAAGAGAGACGGTTGTTACTGCTTTGCCTCTTTACCATGTGTTTGCACTTACGGTGAATTGTTTACTATTCATAGAATTTGGTGGTAAGAACCTGCTGATTACAAATCCTCGAGACATTCCCGGATTTATAAAAGAGCTACAAAACACCAAATTTACGACCTTAACAGGTGTAAATACCTTGTTTAATGCTTTAGTCAACAATGAAGATTTCCACGAGCTCAATTTTAGTAACCTGAAATTGACTATAGGTGGAGGTATGGCGGTACAAAGAGCCGTCGCAGAGAAGTGGCAAAAGGTAACGGGTGTTGCACTTGCGGAAGGTTATGGATTGACAGAATGTTCTCCATTGGTTTCGGTAAACCCTTACAACCTTACTGAATATAATGGTTCAATAGGTATGCCTGTTTGTTCAACCGATGTTCGTATCGTTGATGACGAGAATAAACCACTACCGATGGATCAAATTGGCGAATTGCAGGTCAAAGGACCGCAAGTAATGCAAGGTTATTGGCAAAGAGCTGAGGCGACTCGCAGCACCATTGATGAAGACGGATGGTTGTCTACAGGCGATATCGTTAAGATAGACGAAAAGGGCTACATTACGATTGTAGACCGTAAAAAGGATATGATTTTAGTCTCCGGATTTAATGTTTATCCAAATGAAATAGAAGATGTTGTCGCTCTGCATGGAAAAGTCTTAGAGGTTGCTGCTATTGGTGAACCGCATGAAGTATCTGGAGAGGCTGTTAAGATTTTTGTTGTTAAACGTGACCCGAGTGTAACGGCACACGAGATTACGGAACATTGTCGCAAGTACCTTACGGGTTACAAGGTTCCGAAAATTATTGAATTTAGAGATGAATTACCAAAAACAAACGTAGGTAAAATATTACGTCGTGAATTACGTGATGCTGATGAAGCTAAACGTAAGGCTGCGAATGAGAAAAACAGCGAAGGCGCTGTTGCTTAG
- a CDS encoding alpha/beta fold hydrolase: MFTEKRVTLVHNELATMELGDAETAEMAVVFIHGWLDNSGSFTKLMKECHQIMPDLHLVAVDLPGHGLSSHRKDDNYYQFFDYIDDIHQFITALSPKKLLLVGHSLGAFLATCYSAAFPENVAGLVQIEGFGPLSESPNNTVKRLREGVFSRQQIREKRERYFFSIDEMVDVRAKVNHLRRLEVMPIVKRGTIFDGEVWKWRHDSKLNANSLIRMSRKNAEAIMKEVRCPHLVILGQSGFDYLLQQAELELEHPIAAQNEQFSVEYIPGGHHCHIQQIQLTSELILGLVNKI, translated from the coding sequence ATGTTTACCGAAAAAAGAGTCACACTCGTACACAATGAACTGGCAACGATGGAGCTTGGTGACGCAGAAACGGCCGAAATGGCGGTCGTTTTTATTCATGGATGGTTGGATAATTCAGGAAGTTTTACCAAGTTGATGAAAGAATGCCACCAGATCATGCCTGACCTGCATCTTGTGGCGGTTGATCTCCCTGGCCACGGGTTGTCTAGTCATCGGAAAGATGATAATTATTACCAGTTTTTTGATTATATTGATGATATTCATCAATTTATTACCGCGTTGTCGCCGAAAAAATTGCTGTTAGTTGGACATTCTCTTGGTGCATTTTTAGCAACTTGCTATAGTGCTGCGTTTCCTGAAAATGTTGCTGGATTGGTTCAAATAGAAGGTTTCGGGCCGTTATCAGAATCGCCTAATAATACGGTAAAGAGATTGCGAGAAGGCGTATTTAGCCGACAGCAGATAAGAGAAAAGCGAGAGCGCTATTTTTTTAGTATCGATGAAATGGTTGATGTACGCGCCAAAGTAAATCATCTTAGAAGACTAGAAGTGATGCCAATTGTAAAGAGAGGCACCATATTTGATGGTGAAGTGTGGAAATGGCGGCATGACTCTAAATTAAACGCAAATTCTTTAATTAGAATGTCACGTAAAAATGCAGAAGCCATAATGAAAGAAGTCCGCTGTCCCCATTTGGTTATACTTGGACAGTCTGGATTCGATTACCTATTACAACAAGCGGAACTAGAGTTAGAGCATCCCATTGCCGCACAAAATGAACAGTTTAGTGTCGAATATATTCCCGGTGGACATCACTGTCATATTCAACAAATTCAGTTAACATCAGAGCTTATTTTAGGCTTAGTTAACAAAATTTAA
- a CDS encoding Slp family lipoprotein: MFKLISSLICVALLSACSSLPESLSTSNENVITDYQQWLESPVDQNNEVRLGGIIANVTNLKDKTRIEVVNMPINSSGKPNLNSEPAGRYVGYYNGYLESMAFSEGRLVTLLGVSDGEEQGKVDDFEMSFRIMDIKGFHLWRIEETVVVHDIESHLSPCYGLYCRGSRGLPSKGKVVQEVK, from the coding sequence ATGTTTAAATTAATTAGCTCACTTATCTGTGTTGCTTTATTATCTGCTTGCTCATCGCTACCTGAGTCGTTGTCAACGTCCAATGAGAATGTGATAACGGATTATCAACAGTGGTTAGAGTCTCCTGTTGATCAGAATAATGAAGTTCGACTTGGCGGTATTATCGCGAATGTCACAAATCTAAAAGACAAAACTCGAATAGAAGTTGTTAACATGCCCATTAACAGCTCAGGCAAACCGAATTTAAACTCCGAACCAGCAGGCCGTTATGTTGGCTATTACAATGGCTACTTAGAGTCAATGGCGTTTTCGGAAGGACGTCTGGTTACTTTGTTAGGTGTGAGTGATGGAGAGGAACAAGGTAAAGTAGATGATTTTGAGATGTCATTTAGGATAATGGATATCAAAGGGTTTCATCTATGGCGTATAGAAGAAACGGTTGTTGTACATGATATTGAAAGTCACTTGTCACCTTGCTACGGATTATATTGCCGTGGGTCTAGAGGTTTACCTAGTAAGGGAAAGGTCGTACAGGAAGTAAAATAA
- a CDS encoding chromosome partitioning protein ParA produces MVTINGLTPAVIQKNQKAAKKGALKKEQAGGSVVQTTKVAAAVSQSIRQLSESELEKVQIQYDLPEGQSRKAMEEYMDIYNRSKKEELAKLIGVDIYI; encoded by the coding sequence ATGGTGACGATTAATGGTCTAACACCAGCGGTTATCCAAAAAAACCAGAAAGCGGCCAAAAAAGGTGCTTTAAAAAAAGAGCAAGCTGGTGGTAGCGTTGTGCAAACTACTAAGGTTGCCGCCGCAGTATCTCAATCCATAAGACAGCTCAGTGAATCTGAACTAGAGAAAGTTCAGATTCAATATGATCTTCCCGAAGGGCAATCTCGCAAAGCAATGGAAGAGTATATGGATATTTATAACCGTTCAAAAAAAGAAGAGTTAGCAAAATTGATTGGTGTCGATATCTATATTTAA
- the tsaB gene encoding tRNA (adenosine(37)-N6)-threonylcarbamoyltransferase complex dimerization subunit type 1 TsaB encodes MSAKILALDTSTENCSVALTVGDQTFYRSEVSPRGHTTKILPMVDEVLNEAGVKLHEVDVLAYGRGPGSFTGVRIGIGIAQGLAFGANLPMIGVSTLAAMAQATYRLNGTKNAACAIDARMSEVYWGRFSRQENGEWLSIDDECVIAPQKLVENVEADAHSWALAGTGWAAYQQELSGLKLEGEEGNVLYPEAMDIAFLARFEFEKGNTTTAEESSPVYLRDKVTWKKLPGRE; translated from the coding sequence ATGAGCGCAAAAATCCTTGCCTTAGATACATCCACTGAAAATTGCTCTGTAGCATTAACAGTGGGCGATCAAACTTTTTATCGCAGTGAGGTGTCTCCACGAGGACACACGACAAAAATATTACCCATGGTTGATGAAGTACTTAATGAAGCTGGCGTTAAGCTTCACGAGGTTGATGTATTAGCCTATGGGCGAGGCCCTGGTAGCTTTACTGGTGTTAGAATTGGTATTGGCATAGCGCAAGGTTTGGCGTTTGGTGCTAATTTACCAATGATCGGTGTTTCTACTTTAGCGGCTATGGCGCAAGCCACCTACCGTCTAAATGGAACTAAAAATGCAGCTTGTGCCATTGATGCGCGTATGAGTGAAGTATATTGGGGACGTTTTTCACGCCAAGAAAACGGTGAATGGTTAAGCATCGATGACGAGTGTGTTATTGCACCGCAAAAGTTAGTTGAAAATGTGGAAGCTGACGCACATTCATGGGCATTAGCCGGGACGGGATGGGCGGCGTACCAACAAGAATTATCTGGACTAAAATTAGAGGGAGAGGAAGGCAATGTTCTCTATCCAGAAGCGATGGATATTGCGTTTTTAGCACGGTTTGAATTTGAAAAAGGAAATACAACCACTGCTGAAGAATCAAGTCCGGTTTATCTGCGCGACAAAGTGACATGGAAAAAACTCCCTGGCAGAGAGTAA
- a CDS encoding ATP-dependent DNA helicase, which produces MISKTFSADGALGKAIPGFSARQAQLDMAEAVDKAIKNKSQLVVEAGTGTGKTFAYLVPALLSGKKVIISTGSKNLQEQLFHRDLPLMVDALGYYGQVALLKGRSNYLCLDRLSRQLVESHTNEADPTLLTQLVKVRSWSSATKSGDLGDCEEIAEDSPVIPTITSTNENCLGKECPSFQECFVLKARKRAMDSDVIVVNHHLFLADLAIKETGFGELIPDADVFIFDEAHQLPDIASQYFGQSVSSKQLQELSKDIEIGYRTEARDMRQLQKVSVRLAQSAMDMRIALGDTGFRGNWREALKSEPIVRELARLRDGLDLAIDVLKLALGRSQLLDTAFERANVLKARIDRVCDVSITGYSYWYDMSPRHFSLHITPLSVADKFKEQVELKDGSWIFTSATLAVSDDFGHFTRRLGLQPTEQFSLPSPFDYQTQAKLCVPRYLPEPNSVGLSDKLVEMLAPVIEKNNGRCFFLCTSHSMMKELSEGFRAVLNIPILMQGETSKQKLLAEFMELGNALLVATGAFWEGIDVRGDTLSCVIIDKLPFTAPDDPLLKARIEDCKLSGGEPFSQVQLPDAVITLKQGVGRLIRDRKDKGVLIICDNRLVTRDYGGVFLQSLPPIPRTRDLKQVTEFLEQLSQSNT; this is translated from the coding sequence ATGATAAGCAAAACTTTTTCGGCCGACGGTGCGCTTGGCAAGGCTATACCTGGTTTTTCTGCAAGACAAGCACAGCTAGACATGGCAGAGGCTGTTGATAAGGCAATCAAAAATAAATCACAGCTTGTTGTTGAAGCTGGCACAGGTACAGGCAAGACATTTGCCTATTTAGTGCCTGCATTGCTCAGCGGTAAAAAAGTCATTATTAGTACAGGGTCTAAAAACCTTCAAGAACAGTTATTTCACCGCGATTTACCATTGATGGTCGATGCACTAGGTTATTATGGGCAGGTAGCTTTATTAAAAGGTCGCTCGAATTATCTGTGTTTAGATCGATTGAGTCGTCAATTGGTTGAAAGCCACACCAATGAGGCTGATCCCACCTTATTAACACAACTTGTAAAAGTACGTAGTTGGTCTTCTGCGACAAAAAGCGGTGATTTAGGTGACTGTGAAGAAATAGCAGAAGATAGCCCAGTAATTCCCACTATTACATCAACCAATGAAAACTGCCTTGGTAAAGAATGTCCAAGCTTTCAAGAGTGCTTCGTTCTCAAAGCCAGAAAGCGAGCAATGGACTCTGACGTGATCGTGGTCAATCATCATTTATTCTTAGCTGATTTGGCGATAAAAGAAACAGGGTTTGGCGAATTGATTCCAGACGCGGATGTGTTCATCTTTGATGAAGCACATCAACTGCCAGATATTGCAAGCCAGTATTTTGGGCAATCGGTTTCTAGTAAGCAGTTGCAGGAGCTCTCTAAAGATATTGAGATAGGCTATAGAACTGAAGCCCGTGACATGAGACAACTGCAAAAAGTATCTGTACGGCTTGCCCAGTCCGCCATGGATATGCGTATAGCATTGGGAGATACTGGTTTTAGAGGCAACTGGCGTGAAGCGTTAAAGTCTGAACCAATTGTGCGAGAACTCGCCCGACTTCGAGACGGATTAGATTTAGCGATCGATGTACTAAAGTTAGCTTTAGGTCGTAGCCAGTTATTAGATACAGCCTTTGAAAGAGCGAATGTACTAAAGGCTAGAATAGACAGAGTATGCGATGTGTCTATTACGGGGTATTCATATTGGTATGATATGTCACCACGTCACTTTAGTTTGCATATTACGCCACTTTCTGTTGCGGATAAATTTAAAGAACAGGTAGAGCTTAAAGACGGAAGTTGGATTTTCACTTCAGCAACATTAGCTGTGTCCGATGATTTTGGTCACTTTACTCGCCGTTTAGGTTTACAGCCAACAGAGCAGTTTTCTCTTCCTAGTCCTTTTGATTATCAAACTCAGGCAAAATTGTGTGTACCAAGATATTTACCGGAGCCTAATAGCGTGGGTCTGTCGGATAAACTGGTAGAAATGCTAGCACCAGTTATCGAGAAAAATAATGGTCGATGTTTTTTTCTTTGTACCTCGCATAGCATGATGAAGGAGCTCTCAGAAGGCTTTCGTGCGGTACTGAATATTCCGATTTTGATGCAGGGTGAAACCAGTAAGCAGAAGCTTCTTGCTGAATTTATGGAGCTTGGAAATGCATTACTTGTTGCCACTGGCGCATTTTGGGAAGGGATTGATGTTAGAGGCGATACGCTAAGCTGTGTTATTATCGACAAATTACCATTTACTGCCCCTGATGATCCGTTGCTAAAAGCACGTATAGAGGACTGTAAACTCAGCGGAGGAGAGCCTTTTTCGCAAGTTCAGTTACCCGATGCCGTGATCACACTGAAACAAGGGGTTGGACGATTAATCCGAGATAGAAAAGATAAAGGCGTATTGATTATCTGTGATAATCGCCTAGTAACACGAGATTACGGTGGTGTTTTTTTACAAAGCTTACCGCCTATTCCTAGAACGAGGGATCTCAAACAGGTTACTGAATTTCTTGAACAACTATCTCAATCAAATACATAA
- the purU gene encoding formyltetrahydrofolate deformylase encodes MEKKTLLTHCSDAPGLIAKITNICYKHQLNIIHNNEYVDNASGHFFMRTELEGYFNDKTFLADLDQALPKGTKRKLVSSLRKKVVILVTKESHCLGDILMKAYDGSLGVDIAAVVGNYDSLQGLTEKFDIPYHHVSHVDLTREEHEEKMLKVIDSYEADYLVLAKYMRVLTPSFVESYHHKIINIHHSFLPAFIGAKPYQQAYDRGVKIIGATAHFVTNDLDEGPIIKQDVIPVDHNFSASDMAQAGRDVEKSVLSKALTKVVNDHVFVYGNKTVIL; translated from the coding sequence ATGGAAAAGAAGACCTTACTGACCCATTGCAGCGATGCACCCGGTCTAATAGCCAAAATAACCAACATCTGTTACAAGCACCAGCTAAACATAATCCATAACAATGAGTATGTAGATAACGCTAGCGGTCACTTTTTCATGCGTACTGAGTTAGAGGGTTACTTTAATGATAAGACATTCCTCGCCGATCTTGATCAAGCCCTTCCAAAAGGCACAAAAAGGAAATTAGTGAGCTCATTACGAAAGAAAGTCGTTATTCTTGTCACTAAAGAATCACACTGCTTGGGTGATATCCTGATGAAAGCATACGATGGCAGCCTAGGAGTCGATATCGCTGCAGTTGTAGGTAACTATGACTCATTGCAAGGTTTAACAGAAAAATTCGATATCCCTTACCATCACGTTTCTCATGTTGACTTAACTCGTGAAGAACATGAAGAAAAAATGCTCAAGGTTATCGATAGCTACGAAGCAGACTATTTGGTACTAGCAAAATACATGCGTGTGTTAACACCTAGCTTTGTAGAAAGCTATCATCATAAGATCATTAATATTCACCATAGCTTCTTACCCGCGTTTATTGGGGCAAAGCCTTATCAACAAGCTTATGACAGAGGTGTGAAGATTATTGGTGCAACGGCGCACTTTGTAACCAATGATCTAGATGAAGGTCCGATTATCAAACAGGACGTAATACCAGTAGATCACAACTTCAGTGCAAGCGATATGGCACAAGCAGGGCGAGACGTTGAGAAGAGTGTGTTAAGTAAAGCGCTAACTAAAGTAGTTAACGACCATGTATTTGTATACGGAAATAAAACCGTTATTTTGTAA
- the motY gene encoding flagellar protein MotY — translation MKKRIALSAFVTSALISPISEATAVRYAAAPEQSKWEMVVNSPLECRLVHPIPHYGQAEFSSRASKKINLDFELKMRRPMGETRSVSLVSLPPAWRPGESADRMNTMKFFKQFDGYVGGQTAWGILSELEKGRYPTFSYADWLSRNQRVEVSLSSVTFQQKYDAFTFCLSQLLPYSFEDISFTILHYDRNSDQLNKASQKRLYQIADYIKYNQDIDLVLVSAYTDSSGDKDVNQSLSERRAVVLKDYFKSIGLKDKRIQIQGYGERRPIADNASPIGKDQNRRVVISLGRTSV, via the coding sequence ATGAAAAAACGGATTGCGTTAAGTGCTTTTGTTACTTCTGCTCTGATATCGCCAATTTCAGAGGCAACGGCTGTCCGCTATGCGGCAGCACCCGAGCAGTCAAAATGGGAAATGGTGGTAAATAGCCCATTAGAATGCCGCCTTGTGCATCCTATTCCGCATTATGGTCAGGCAGAATTTTCATCGCGGGCAAGCAAGAAAATTAATCTAGATTTTGAACTTAAAATGCGTCGCCCAATGGGTGAAACACGCAGTGTTAGCTTGGTTTCTTTGCCTCCTGCATGGCGTCCTGGGGAAAGCGCAGACAGAATGAATACAATGAAATTTTTCAAGCAATTTGATGGTTATGTCGGAGGACAAACAGCTTGGGGCATTCTGTCAGAGTTAGAAAAAGGACGATATCCAACTTTTAGTTATGCTGATTGGTTAAGTCGAAACCAAAGAGTTGAAGTCTCTTTATCATCGGTAACGTTTCAGCAAAAATATGACGCTTTTACTTTTTGTTTGAGTCAGTTACTTCCATACAGTTTTGAAGATATTTCATTTACCATTTTGCACTATGACAGAAATAGCGATCAACTAAATAAAGCATCTCAAAAACGTTTATATCAAATAGCTGATTACATTAAATATAACCAAGATATTGACCTTGTTTTAGTATCGGCTTATACCGACTCTAGTGGTGATAAAGACGTGAATCAATCATTGTCTGAGCGACGAGCTGTTGTCTTAAAAGATTATTTCAAGTCAATAGGGTTGAAGGACAAAAGAATTCAGATTCAAGGATATGGTGAACGAAGACCTATCGCGGACAATGCTTCTCCTATAGGTAAAGACCAAAATAGGCGGGTAGTCATTTCATTAGGAAGGACGTCAGTTTAA